TTCGGGACCGCGGCGGTCGTCTGCGGGTGGTTCGGCTGCTTCAGCATCTTCACCGCCGTGATGCGGTCGCCCTCGTAGGTCACCTGGACCTGGACGTCGCCCTTCTCCGTGGTCACGGTCGTACCGGTGAACGTGGTCGATCCCGGGGAGCCCGCGGAGCCCGGGGCCGACGTGGAGGAGGACACGGAGGGCGTCGAGGCGGCCTCGGCGGTGGATGTCGTACCGGTCGACGGCTCGTAGCGCCAGAGCGGGACGAGACCCGCCACCGACAGGACCAGGACAGGTATGGCTCGCTTCATCGGGGCCTTCTTTCGTCGTGATCGACCGCTTCTTCCCCAGCTCGAAGCTGTGCGGAACCTGCGGCACGGTCGGCGGGAAGCTGCCGCTGAACGTCCGCGAGTGGACATGCCGGCACTGCGGCACTGTGCATGACCGCGACGTGAACGCGGCACGCAACATCCTGGCCGCCGGGCTGGCGGCGTCTGCCTGTGGAGACGGTGTAAGACCTCAACGGGAGTCCTCCCGGACGGGGCGGTCGTCGGTGAAGCAGGAACCCCAGCGGGCGACCGCTGGAATCCCCCGCCTTCAGGCGGGGGAGGAAGTCAACCCGCCAGGCTGAAGCGCTCGAAGTGGATCTGCGGCTTGGGCACGTCCAGCTCGCGCAGGGTGCCGAGGACCGCGTTCATCATCGGCGGCGGCCCGCACAGGAAGACGTCCCGCTCGGCGATGTCCGGCACGAGCGCGAGGAGTTCGCGCGGCGCGAGCCGGTCGGGCACCGGCGGCCCGGTGACCAGGTGCAGCTCGGCGCCCTTGGCCACGGCGAGCTCGCGCAGTTCGTCGTAGAGCACGGCGTCCCGCTCGCCGGCCACGCGGTAGATGACCACCGCGTGCCCGTGGATCTCCTCCAGGAGCGCCCGGATCGGGGTGACTCCGACACCGCCCGCGATGAGCAGCGCCTCGGGACGGGTGCGGTGCAGGGCGGTGAAGGCGCCGTAGGGGCCCTCTGCGAAGACCCGCGTGCCGGGCTCGATGTGCCGCAGTCCCGCCGAACCGTCGCCCGCCGCCTTCGCGGTGAGGCGCAGCCGGGTGCCGTCGGGCGCGGCCGACAGGGAGAACGGGTTCGCCTGCCACCAGCGGTCCTTGGTCAGGAACCGCCACAGGAAGAACTGACCGGCCCGGGCGGGCAGCCGGTCCAGGTCACGGCCGGTGATGTAGACGGACACGACGTTGTCCGCCTCGGGGACGACCGCCTCGACGCGGAGCTGGTGGCGCCAGTTCCGCCACAGCGGCAGGACCAGGCGGCCAAGGAACACCGAGCCGAGGGCTGTTCCCCACACCGCGTACCAGTAGGCCGTGGCGGCGGCCGACGCCGTGAACGTCGTGCCGACCGCGACCTGGTGGGTGAAGGCCAGCACCACGGCGACGTACGTGTACAGGTGGATGAAGTGCCACGTCTCGTAGGCGAGACGACGGCGGGCCCAGCGGGCGGAGACGCCGCCGATGACCAGGATCAGCACCACCGCGACGGCGGCACGCAGGACGCCCTCCACGGTCTCGGCGAGGTCGACGAGCTGGCTCACCGGGTTCATGGACGAGGAGTCGGCGTAGCCGAAGGTGATGAAGACCACGTGGCCGACCAGCGTCCAGAGCAGGCCGAAGCCGGTCCAGCGGTGCCAGTTGGTCAGCCGGTCCATGCCGATGCGGCGGTCCAGCCAGGGCAGCCGGGCCACCAGCAGCAGTTGGAACGCCATCAGCAGAGCGCCGTACAGACCGGCGAAGCGGCCGATCACGACCAGCGCGTTGGAGGCGAAGCCCGCCTGGACGGCGAAGAGGGTCACGACGGCCGCGTTCACGGCCAGCACGGCGTACAGGCCGGTGCGGGCCACTACTTTCGGACGTATCGCCGTGGGGGGTACGGGAGGCGATTGGACGGTCGTCACGGACGAATCTCCTAGATCGGGTCCTCAGAACACAGAGCTTCTCCGTGCTTCGCTGTCGTTTTCCTGTCGTAGAACTTTCAAGATCTTATCGATTCGCGCCCGCGGGGGACGCGGGTCCTGCGCCGCGCAAGGGGTGGCGCACTATGAGCGGGTGGAAAAAGTACGACTCCTCGTCGTGGACGACGACCCGCCGATCGCCGACCTCGTGGCGACGGTCGCCCGCTACGAGGGCTGGGACGCGGTCACCGCGAACTCGGGCGCCGAGGCGCTGCGCCGCGCCGCCGAGTTCCGCCCCGACATCGTGGTGCTCGACCTGATGCTGCCCGACATCGACGGCTTCGGCGTGCTCGACCGGCTGCGGCACAGCGGCACCATGGTGCCGGTGGTGTTCCTCACCGCACGGGACGGGGTCGCCGACCGGGTCGCGGGACTGACCAGGGGCGGGGACGACTACCTGGTGAAGCCGTTCGCCGTGGAGGAGCTGATGGCACGGCTGCGGACCGTGCTGCGGCGCAGCGCCGGTCCCGGCGCCCAGCGCTCCGTGCTGCGGGTGGCGGACCTCACCATGGACGAGGACACCCGGGAGGTCCGGCGTGGCGGAAGACTGCTGACGCTCACCCCCACCGAGTACGAGGTGCTGCGCTATCTGATGCGCAAGTCGCCGACCGTGCTGACCAAGGCGCAGATCCTCGACCACGTGTGGGAGTACGGCTTCGGCGGCCGCTCCAACGTCGTCGAGCTGGTCGTCAGCCGGCTGCGCCGCAAACTCGACACGACGGGCGACGACCCGCTGATCCAGACGGTGCGCGGGTTCGGGTACGTGATACGCCAGGCGCCCGAGTGAGCGGGGGACTTCGGCACGCCTACCGCAGACTGCGGCTCGGCACCCGGTTGGCGCTGGCACTCGGCGCGCTGTCGCTGGTGGTGTTCGGGGTCGTCGGCACGGCCCTGACGACCTACATGCGGGACTACCTGTCGGCCCAGCTCGACGACCAGCTCGCGATCGCCCAGGGCGCCCAGTCCAAGAGCATCGTGGACTCCGGCTCGCTGACAGGGAAGAAGTACTGGGGCTGGTACTACGCCGTGTACGACGTACGCGACGGCGCGCCCGTCCTGCGCAAGCCCGAGGACCCCGGCGACCTGCCCGGGGACGTCGACGACCTCACCGCCCTGGCCCGGGCGCAGACCGTCGCCGACACGGAGGTGGTCCGCACCGCGCACCTCGCGGGGACCGGCCTGTACCGGCTGCGCGCCTGCACCGTGGAGCCCGGGGTGGTGCTGGTCAGCGGGGCGCCCATGGACGATCTCGAGGACACCGTCCGCCACCTGATCACGATCCAGGCCGTCACCTTCGGCCTGGCGCTGCTGGCCCTCGTGGTGTTCGGCCGGGCCTTGCTGCGACGCGGCCTGAAACCGCTGAGCGACATGGCGCACACCGCGCACGGCATCACCTCGCACGACCTCACCGAGTCGGCGTCCCGCCTCCCGCTGCGTGCGGACGCGCCGGGCGGCGGTCCCGAGGTGGAGGAGCTGCGGACCGCCTTCAACACGATGTTGCAGCACATCGACGACTCCCTCGAGGTCCGCGCGCAGGCGGAACAGCGCCTGCGGCGCTTCGTCGCCGACGCCTCGCACGAGCTGCGCACGCCGCTGATGTCGGTGCGCGGGTACGCGGACCTCTTCCAGTACGCGGCCGCCAACGCGCCCGGGGAACGGGAGGGGCACCTGGCCCGGCTGCGCGCCGAGGCAGCCCGGATGGGCTTCCTCCTCGACGACCTGCTGCTGCTCGCCAGGCTGGACGCGGCCGAGGTGGAGACACCCCTGCGCATGGAGAACGCCGATCTGGTGGAGCTGGTCGAGCACGCGGCCGACGCGTTCCGCGCGAGCCATCCCGGCCATCCGCTGACGCTGTCGCCGGGACCGGCCTCCGCGGAGTTGCGGATGGACCCGCACCGCATCCGCCAGGTCCTGGACAACCTCCTCACCAACGCGGCCGTGCACACCCGGCCCGGCACCGCCGTCTGCGTCGAGGTCGCCGTCTCGCCGGACACGGCGCGGGTGCACGTCACCGACACGGGTCCCGGTATCCCGCCCGGCGACCGCGACCGCGTCTTCGACCGCTTCTACCGCGTCGACAAGGCCCGCAGCCGTGACCGCGGCGGCAGCGGCCTCGGCCTGTCGGTCGCGCGGTCCCTGGTGCGGGCGCACGGGGGCACCCTGGAACTGGGCGACGCGGCGGGGGCCACGGTGTTCACGATGACGCTGCCCCTGGGTCGGGTCCCGGCGGGGCAGTAGCGGTGGCCCCGCGGGCCGCCGGGAGCGGCCGGCGGTACTGCGGGCCGGTGAACCCCGGCAGACGCCCGGGATGAACCCCGGGGGGTACGGGCAGAAATCCCACAGCCCCACCGCACCTCCTCCCGCCCCACCGCACCGCGCCCTGCTCCGCCGCACTTCGCCCCGCCGCACACCCTGCCCCGCCGCACCCTGCCTGACCGCACCTTGCCCCACGCACCGCGGTCGCCCTTCGGCCCGCACTCCGTCGGCTCACGGACACCGCACCGTCACACCGGAGGGGAACGACCTCCCCGTCCCCTCCCCAGGCCCGATCCGTCGCGCCGCCCCGCGCGGTCACGACGCGGAAGGACGACGTGCGCCGTGACCCTGCTGCCCCTGGACGACCCCGCGTCCCCGCCCCAGCCACCGACCGCGGACGATCGCCGCCGCCCTCTTGCCGTCACGGCCACCCGCCGGGCGCTCGCCCTGTCCCCGGTCCTGCTGCTCGCGGTGTGGGCGGCGGTCGACTGGGACGCCGTGCGCGACGGAACCGCACTGCTGGCCGGCGCCGACCTCTGGTGGCTGCTGGCCGGACTCCTCTTCACCTACCTGGGTTCGGTCGCCGCGGCCTGCGTCCGCCAGGGCGCGATCGCGGACCGGCTGCCCCCGGGCCCCCTGCTGGCCTCGCAGATCGCCGCGGGGGCCGCCAACCACATCCTGCCGGCGAGCATAGGCGCGCACGCGGTCACGGTCCGCTTCCTGCAACGCCAGGGCATCCCGCTGCCCCGCGCCACCGCTTCGGTCGCGCTGTACTCCCTGGTCAGAGCCGTGGCGAAGACGCCGGTCGTGCTGATCTTCCTGCTCGCCGCACCCAGCGCCGTGCCTCCGGCCAGACTGCTGCCCGAAGGACGGACGCTGCTGCTGGCCGCCGGCGGTCTGCTGCTGGCCCCCGCGGCGGGAGCGGCGGTGTTCGTCCTGGTACGGCCGCTGCGCCAGCCCACCGTGGACTTCCTGCGGACGGCCCTCACGGACGCCCGGCACCTGCACACCCGCCCCGGCCGCTTCCTCCCGCTGTGGGGCGGAGCGGCCGCGGCGCCGCTGATCCAGGCGAGCGTGGTGGCCTCGGTGGGCACGGCGCTGGGCGTGCCGCTCTCCTGGCCGCAGCTGCTCTTCGCGTTCCTCGCGGCGAGCACCGCCGCCGGCGCCGTGCCCGCGCCGGGCGGCATCGGCCCGGTCGACGCGGCCCTGGTCCTCACCCTGGCCGGTTACGGCACCCCGCTGCCCCTCGCCACGGCGACGGTCATCGGCTACCGGGTCCTGACGGTGTGGGTGCCCATGGTGCCCGGGATGCTGGTGCTGTCGGCCCTGGTGCAGCGCGAGCAGCTGTGAGCCGCCGGCGCCGGCACCGGTCCCCGCGATCAGCCCTCGCCGTCGGCCGCCAGCCGCAGCGAGATGCTGTTGATGCAGTACCGCTGGTCGGTCGGGGTGGCGTACCCCTCGCCCGCGAACACGTGCCCGAGGTGCGAGCCGCACCGGGCGCACCGCACCTCGGTGCGCAGCATCCCGTGGGAGCGGTCCTCGATCAGCTCCACCGCGTCGGTGTCCTTCGGGTCGAAGAAGGACGGCCAGCCGCAGTGGGAGTCGAACTTGGTCTCGGAGGTGAACAGTTCGGCGCCGCAGGCCCGGCAGGAGTAGACCCCCCGGGCCTTGGTGTCGGTGTACTCACCGACGAACGCGGGCTCGGTGCCGGCCTGCCGCAGGACGGCGTACTCGGCCGGGGTCAGCTCCGCCCGCCACTGCTCGTCCGGCTTTTCGACGTCGTACGACATGAGCCTCAGCCCCTTACTGGGAAAGTCGGTCCAGGATGCGCGGGCCCAGGTCCGTCACGTCGCCCGCGCCCATGGTGAGAACGAGATCACCGGCCTTCGCCATTCCCGCCACCACCCCCGGCGCCGTCTCCTTGTCGTGCACCGCGGTCACGTCCGCGCCCGCCGTCCGGGCCGCGTCGATGATCAGCTCGCTGGTCACGCCCGGCAGCGGGTCCTCGCGGGCGGGGTAGATGTCGAGGACGACGGAGGCGTCCGCCAGGGCCAGCGCCTGCCCCATCTCCCTGCCCAGTTCCTGCGTCCTGGAGAACAGGTGCGGCTGGAAGAGGACGAGGATGCGGGCGTCGCCGACCGCCGCGCGCATCGCCTCCAGGTCGGCCGTCATCTCCGTCGGGTGGTGGGCGTAGGAGTCGACCACCTGGACGCCCGCCGCCTCGCCCTTGAGCTGGAGCCGGCGCTTGACGCCGGTGTAGGCGGCCAGGGCGGGGGCCAGTTCCGCGGCCGGGACGCCCAGGGCGACGCCGGCGGCCAGCGCGGCGACGGCGTTGTGCGCGTAGTGGCGGCCGGGCACGGAGACCGTGAAGGTGAGCCGCTGATCGTCGAGCAGCACGGTCACCTCGCTCCTCAGCCCCTGGGGGACGACGGACAGCACCCGCACGTCGGCGTCCTCGGCCTCCCCGTACGTCACCACCCGCACGCCCTCGACCCGCCGGGTCAGTTCCCGTGCGCCCTCCTGGTCGGCGGTGATCACCAGGGTGCCGCCGGGCACGATCTTCTGGGCGAAGGTCTCGAAGGAGGCGTAGATCTCGTCCATCGAGGCGTAGTTGGCGTGGTGGTCCAGCTCCACGTTGAGGACGATGGCGACCTCGGGCGCGTACTTGTGGAAGCTGCGGTCCGATTCGTCCGCCTCGGCGACGAAGATCTCGCCCTCGCCGTGCAGTGCGTTGGAACCGGGCGCGTCCAGGTCGCCGCCGATCGCGTACGAGGGGTTGAGGCCCAGCTCGGACAGCGATACCGCCAGCATGGACGTGGTGGTCGTCTTGCCGTGCGTGCCGGCGACGGCGATCGGGCGCAGGCCGTCCATCAGCCGGGCGAGCGCGTCCGAACGGTGGACCACCGGAATGCCCAGCTCGGCCGCGCGGGCCAGCTCCGGGTTGTCCGCGCGGATCGCCGAGGACACCACGACGCAGCTGGCGTCGTCGGCCAGGTGCCCGGCGGCATGGCCGATGTGCACCGTCGCCCCGAGCGCCCGCAGCGCGGCCGCGGTCTCGGACTCCTTGGCGTCGCTGCCGGCCACCTTCGCCCCGCGCTGAGCCAGGATCTTCGCGATCCCCGACATCCCCGCCCCACCGATGCCGATGAAGTGCGGTCGGTCCATGGCGGTAGGAAGGCCGGGTGCCATGTGTGTTCTCCCAGGGTGCGCTACGACGGTCGGTGCGCCCCCACCCTATTGCGCGAGGGGCACCGCACCCACCCAGGGGCGCGGGACCGTACCGATGTGCGGCGGCGCGGGCCGGAGCGGCGTTGCCGCACCCGTCGGACGCCCCTGCGCCGCACCCGCGCTCGCACGTTCCCGTCGCGAGGGCGGGCGCGGCATGGAGGCGACCCGCTCAGGCCTTGCTGTGCGAGAAGAGTTTCAGCACCGGCACCCCCACCTTGTGCCGGGCCCGGGAGGCCCAGTCGCGGTGGAAGAACTCCTCGACGTAGTGGGGGTCGGTCAGCACGATCACCTCGTCCGCCCCCGCCTCCGCGACCAGGGACTTCAGCGCGTCCAGCGGATGGTCCCCGACGAGGCGTCCCACCGCCTCGCTGCCCGCCGCGTGCAACGCCTGCAAGGACACCTCCAGGGCCCGGACACCGAACCCCT
This Streptomyces sp. NBC_00377 DNA region includes the following protein-coding sequences:
- the msrB gene encoding peptide-methionine (R)-S-oxide reductase MsrB, whose amino-acid sequence is MSYDVEKPDEQWRAELTPAEYAVLRQAGTEPAFVGEYTDTKARGVYSCRACGAELFTSETKFDSHCGWPSFFDPKDTDAVELIEDRSHGMLRTEVRCARCGSHLGHVFAGEGYATPTDQRYCINSISLRLAADGEG
- a CDS encoding indole-3-glycerol phosphate synthase, producing the protein MFTSVLMIEKALTSADVEFVSTLHGDEPVSFHVLLQPRGDQADRLLRAIDDVALGELDEAAREGETPEGDEAKGFGVRALEVSLQALHAAGSEAVGRLVGDHPLDALKSLVAEAGADEVIVLTDPHYVEEFFHRDWASRARHKVGVPVLKLFSHSKA
- a CDS encoding FMN-binding protein — translated: MKRAIPVLVLSVAGLVPLWRYEPSTGTTSTAEAASTPSVSSSTSAPGSAGSPGSTTFTGTTVTTEKGDVQVQVTYEGDRITAVKMLKQPNHPQTTAAVPKLIAQTLTAQSADIDTVSGATLTSDGYKESLQAVIDAKGA
- a CDS encoding lysylphosphatidylglycerol synthase transmembrane domain-containing protein produces the protein MTLLPLDDPASPPQPPTADDRRRPLAVTATRRALALSPVLLLAVWAAVDWDAVRDGTALLAGADLWWLLAGLLFTYLGSVAAACVRQGAIADRLPPGPLLASQIAAGAANHILPASIGAHAVTVRFLQRQGIPLPRATASVALYSLVRAVAKTPVVLIFLLAAPSAVPPARLLPEGRTLLLAAGGLLLAPAAGAAVFVLVRPLRQPTVDFLRTALTDARHLHTRPGRFLPLWGGAAAAPLIQASVVASVGTALGVPLSWPQLLFAFLAASTAAGAVPAPGGIGPVDAALVLTLAGYGTPLPLATATVIGYRVLTVWVPMVPGMLVLSALVQREQL
- a CDS encoding response regulator transcription factor, which encodes MEKVRLLVVDDDPPIADLVATVARYEGWDAVTANSGAEALRRAAEFRPDIVVLDLMLPDIDGFGVLDRLRHSGTMVPVVFLTARDGVADRVAGLTRGGDDYLVKPFAVEELMARLRTVLRRSAGPGAQRSVLRVADLTMDEDTREVRRGGRLLTLTPTEYEVLRYLMRKSPTVLTKAQILDHVWEYGFGGRSNVVELVVSRLRRKLDTTGDDPLIQTVRGFGYVIRQAPE
- a CDS encoding sensor histidine kinase, whose protein sequence is MSGGLRHAYRRLRLGTRLALALGALSLVVFGVVGTALTTYMRDYLSAQLDDQLAIAQGAQSKSIVDSGSLTGKKYWGWYYAVYDVRDGAPVLRKPEDPGDLPGDVDDLTALARAQTVADTEVVRTAHLAGTGLYRLRACTVEPGVVLVSGAPMDDLEDTVRHLITIQAVTFGLALLALVVFGRALLRRGLKPLSDMAHTAHGITSHDLTESASRLPLRADAPGGGPEVEELRTAFNTMLQHIDDSLEVRAQAEQRLRRFVADASHELRTPLMSVRGYADLFQYAAANAPGEREGHLARLRAEAARMGFLLDDLLLLARLDAAEVETPLRMENADLVELVEHAADAFRASHPGHPLTLSPGPASAELRMDPHRIRQVLDNLLTNAAVHTRPGTAVCVEVAVSPDTARVHVTDTGPGIPPGDRDRVFDRFYRVDKARSRDRGGSGLGLSVARSLVRAHGGTLELGDAAGATVFTMTLPLGRVPAGQ
- the murC gene encoding UDP-N-acetylmuramate--L-alanine ligase produces the protein MAPGLPTAMDRPHFIGIGGAGMSGIAKILAQRGAKVAGSDAKESETAAALRALGATVHIGHAAGHLADDASCVVVSSAIRADNPELARAAELGIPVVHRSDALARLMDGLRPIAVAGTHGKTTTTSMLAVSLSELGLNPSYAIGGDLDAPGSNALHGEGEIFVAEADESDRSFHKYAPEVAIVLNVELDHHANYASMDEIYASFETFAQKIVPGGTLVITADQEGARELTRRVEGVRVVTYGEAEDADVRVLSVVPQGLRSEVTVLLDDQRLTFTVSVPGRHYAHNAVAALAAGVALGVPAAELAPALAAYTGVKRRLQLKGEAAGVQVVDSYAHHPTEMTADLEAMRAAVGDARILVLFQPHLFSRTQELGREMGQALALADASVVLDIYPAREDPLPGVTSELIIDAARTAGADVTAVHDKETAPGVVAGMAKAGDLVLTMGAGDVTDLGPRILDRLSQ
- a CDS encoding ferredoxin reductase family protein, translating into MTTVQSPPVPPTAIRPKVVARTGLYAVLAVNAAVVTLFAVQAGFASNALVVIGRFAGLYGALLMAFQLLLVARLPWLDRRIGMDRLTNWHRWTGFGLLWTLVGHVVFITFGYADSSSMNPVSQLVDLAETVEGVLRAAVAVVLILVIGGVSARWARRRLAYETWHFIHLYTYVAVVLAFTHQVAVGTTFTASAAATAYWYAVWGTALGSVFLGRLVLPLWRNWRHQLRVEAVVPEADNVVSVYITGRDLDRLPARAGQFFLWRFLTKDRWWQANPFSLSAAPDGTRLRLTAKAAGDGSAGLRHIEPGTRVFAEGPYGAFTALHRTRPEALLIAGGVGVTPIRALLEEIHGHAVVIYRVAGERDAVLYDELRELAVAKGAELHLVTGPPVPDRLAPRELLALVPDIAERDVFLCGPPPMMNAVLGTLRELDVPKPQIHFERFSLAG